The DNA segment GACGTCGCCAGCGTAGCTGACATCGACCATGCTGTGTGTCCACGGGCCCATCAGCAGCCGCACCGGGCCGCGCTTGCGCTCGCCCAGCCCGGCGAAGTTCTCCAGAGTCGCCCGAGTGTACGAGTCGTACCAGGCGCCGCAGAGCAGCAGCGGCACGTCGGCGTGCTCGTCCCAGTACTTGGCGAAGTTGAGGCCTGGGTGGTCCCAATACTCCGTGTAGTCGCCGTTCGTGTAGAGATCCAGCGCCCAGCGCTCGACCGACGGCACCAGCGCCAGGGGCGAGAGGCCCGGCCGCAGCGGCAGGTGCTGAAGCCATTCCAGCGACGAAACACTCTGCAGCGCTGCCTTGCGCACCGGATCGTTGACGACCTCCGGATGGGTTGCGGCTTCCATGAACGCCCAGGCCAGGAAGCGCAGCTCCATCGCGCCGTTCTGCCGCACCGAGCTGGTGTAGGCGTTCGCGCCGGCCTGGTTGACGACCATGGTCGCCAGGCTGGGCGGGTTCAGCACCGCCGCTGCGGTCTGCGTCCAGCCGAGGTAGGACGTGCCGAACATGCCGACCTTGCCGGTCGACCAGGGCTGCGCGCCGAGCCACTCGATCGTGTCGTAGCCGTCCTCTGGCTCCTGTGTCAGGAAATAAAATGTGCCCTCGGAGCGATAGCGCCCGCGGCAGTCCTGGATGGCGACGACGTAGCCGCGGCGGGTGAAGTACTCCGCGCCGATGCGCGTGTCGTCGTTGCGCTTGTTGTAGGGCGTGCGCACCAGTAGTACCGGGTGACGCCCATCGACGCGCACACCGGGGTCGTCCGGTTGCGCCGGGAAGTACAAGTCGGTCGCCAGCCGCACCCCGTCCCGCATCGGCATCATGACCTCCAGGGCGGCCAGTACCCCGTACTCTTCCGCCGATTCCGCCGCGCCTCGCCACTCACCCACGCGCTCCTCCTTCGTGCTGCGTTGTCGCTGCCAGGATGTATCCGTGCATGAGACCGCGAGACGTGACGCTCGTCAAGACCGCCAGCCGTAATCGGCAGCGACGAATTTCCGCGGCATTGGAATGTATCGAACGGGTGGGAGATCTTTCGGTTGCGACCTCAAGATGACAGGTGGAAAAGTTGGTCGCCAAGCCAGCGAGCCGTGCTGGACAGCCGGGGGGTGGTTAGTGCCAGCAATGGCGAGTAGTCCGCTCGGCGGCCAACCCTTGTCCTGCCATCTGCCGCCCAGGGGGCACCCGCAGTGAGAGATCTCTCACCCGTTTGACTCAGTCCAACGTTGGAGAGATTTCTCGGCTCACTCAGCGCATCTATGATTCGTCTACGTTGGCATTGGCTCCCCCAAGGAGAGGACCTGCATGGCTGACCTGGCAACCCTGAATGAGTTTCTCGCTGGCGCGTCGGTCGATGACGCGGTGTTCGCGCTGCGGCCGGACTATCGCGTCATGCTGCTGGCGGTCGATGGGCGAGCCGGGCGAGAGTGATGAGGCGAACGATGCGCTGTTGCAGCGCTCGGAGGCTGCGCAGTCGCGGCGCTCGGTGATGCGCCGCCCGACCAGCTCCCGCACGTCGCGGCCTGGCGCGATGCCTACCGCGCGTTCGGCGCGAAGCCGCAGCGTACGCGCAACAGCCTGGAGGCGCTGTTGCGGCGGGCTGCCGACGGCCTGCCACGGATCAACCGGCTGACCGACATCTACAACGCGATCTCGGTACAGCATCAGATTCCGCTCGGTGGCGAGGATCTGCACCGCTACAGCGGTCCACCGCGGATCCGCGCGACCGGTGACGAGTCGTTCGACACGGTCGCGGGCGGCGAGGAGATTATCGAGCATCCCGAGCCGGGCGAGGTGATTTGGTGCGACGATGCCGGGGTGACCTGCCGACGCTGGAACTGGCGGCAGGCGCGCCGCACGCAACTGCACGACGAGACGACCTCCGCGATCTTCATCCTCGATGCGCTCGAGCCGCTGACCAACGCGGCGCTGCAGGCGGCGACTGATGAGCTCGTTGGCCATCTCGCTCGGCTCGGGCCCGACATCGTCGTTGCGCAGCGGTTGATCGGTGCCGGCGGGAGCGCGGACTGACCGCGTAGCTCGCGCGGGTCAGCTGGCTCCGCAGCCATCGTCGCGTGCGAACCTGATGGCGTCTTCCTGGCTGAGTGCAGCGCCCTCATTGAACAGCGCAGTCCAACGTGTTGCGCCGAGTGCGTCCGCCCGGTGCAGGAGGTCTGGTCGGCTTCCTCACGTTCGGCGGTCGCGGCAATCGCGCGAGCCTGCTTCGTATCTGCTGTGCGGCACCCAGCAGGCGCGCCGCACGCTCCACCTGTCGGTCAGTGACGGCGACGGCGGCGAAGCGCTCGAGCGTGACGGCGATCTGGCGAGGATCGTTCATCGCGACGTTGAGCGTGAGCGCTTCCCGCAGCGCGGTCGTGGCGCGTTGCGTCTCCCCCTTGCGGTTCGCCACGTTGCCGAGGTTTGAGTAGATCGCGCCGGTCATGCGGGTGAACCCCCGCCGCGCGCGAGATCGACAGTGCCTCCTCGCGCAGTGACCGTGCGGTCAAGGTCGCCGAGGTAGAACCAGGCCGCGCCGAGATTGCTCAGCGAGCGCACCAACGCCTCCGTATGGTTGATCCGTCGTGCAAGCGGAACGCAGCGCTCCCAAATCTCGATCGCGCGGGAACTCCCGTAGTCGTAGGCAATGCCGGCCAGCAGGATCAGCGAGTTCACCTCCCCGGCTGTATCGTCCGCTGCCTGGTAGAGCACGACACTCTGCTTTCGAAGAGTTGGTCGCCGCCGATCGCCCTGCGTTCCAGCATGCCGCCGGCCCGACAGAGCAGGGCCCGCACGGAGAGCGGCGCGTCCCCAAAGTCGGGCCGAGCCAATGCCCGCTCAACCCACTCGCGACCTTCGCCGATGTAGCCACGCAGCAGCCAGAATCGACCGAGCGCACCGACCAGCCGGATCTCCGTCTCGCCATCTGGCTGGTCGCCTGCCCAGCCGAGCGCCCCCAGGTTGTCATGCTCGGCTTCAAGGCGGGGGAGCCAGGCGCCGGCCCTGACCGTAGAGATCATCTGCCGATTGCTCGGCCAGCGTCATGTGTAGTAGTGCGCATGCCGCGCGCGCAGCGCCGCCGCCTCCGACTCGCTCGCCAACCGCTCGGCAGCGAACTGACGCAACAGCTCGTGGAGCGCGTAGCGCCCGGTTCCGCTCTGGCTCAGGAGCGACCTGTCCACCAGACGGACCAGCACTCCGGCGCGTGTGGCTGCGACTTCCTGTGCGGCGGCGCGATCGAAGCTGCCGTGAAAGACCACCAGCCGCATCAACGCCCGTCTCTTCCTCACTGAGCAGACGCCACGAGTGCTCGAAGACCGCGCGCAGGCTGCGATGTCGGTCCGGAATGTCGCGGGTGCGTGCTGCCAGCGAGTCCAGATCGGATTGCAGCGCGTCGGCGATCTCGTCGGTGCTGTAGTGATCGATCCAGTGCGCGGCCAGCTCGATGCCGAGCGGCAAGCCGTCGAGCAGCCCACACAGGCGCGCGGCACCGGCGACCTCGTTCGCCTCCTGTCCCCAGCCCGGAACCCGACGACCTGCATGATCCAGGAACAGGCGCACACCGGCGTGCCCGGTCGGGTCGGTCGCCGCGGTGGTCGGGACGGACAGACCCCCAGCCGCAGCAGTGCTTCTCCGCTGATGCCCACTGGTCGCGTGATGTCGCCAGGATGCGCAATCCCGGCGCGGCGCGCAGCAGTGTCCGTGCAACGTTGCCCACTTCGGGCAGATGCTCGCGTTATCGAGAATCGTGGCGCCGTTCGGGCGCGGAAGTGATGGCAAGGGCCGCCAGCGGGGCGCGTTGGCCATCCATGACCAAACTAAGCGGCAGCGGCAATGGCCCCGCGACGGTCGCGACTTGCAACGCCGGGTCCGCACCGGCCTGCACACCCGCCAGCGGCACCCACCAGACGCCATCGGAGAAGCCTGCTTGTATGACCCAGGCGCATTCGAGGGCCAGCCGCGTTTTGCCAACCCGCCGGCACCGACGATCGTTACCAATCGCGATGAACTATTCGGCAGCTTGAGCAGCCTCGCCAGTTCCTTTCGCGCCCGATCAGCGGCGCGAGCGCGGCCGGCAGGTTGTGCGCGTGCGATCGGGCGCTCGGCAGTGCGGTGGGTGTTGTGCTCGCAGTGGCACCGCTCGCTCGAATGTGCTCGGCCATCTGCGTCGTTTCGCGGTCTGGCGCGACGCCGAGGCCATTGCGGAGCGTCTCGACGCAGCGGGCATAGGCGGCCAGCGCGGCAGCGCGATCTCCGTTGCGCGCGTGCGCGCGCATCAGGTGGCGGTAGGCGGCCTGCCAGGGATCGAGTGCCAATTGCCGCCCGGCAGCGGCCACCGCCTCGGTGGGGTGCCCGGCAGCGAGGTGATGCTCAGCGACTGCCTGCAGGATTGTCAGCGCTCGCTCGCGCAGCTCTCCCGCTTGAGCAGCAGCCAGTCCTCAAACGCCTCGCAGCTCGGCAGGTTGAATCCGGCCAACAGCTCGCCCTGATAGAGCGCGGCGGCTCGTTCAGATCGGCTGGCTCCGGGCTTTCGGCCAGCCGCACGAACTCCCGTATCGACCACAGCCGCATCGGCGCGCCACTGCAGCGCCGTGCGGTTCGCACCGGGTTCGTGTCGTTTGCGAAAGCGGCTCGCAGGCGCACGAGTGACTGCGTCAGGTTGCGCAGCGCGTCGGGCTCTGGCAGCTCCGGCCATAGCAGCCCGGCCAGCAAGCTGCGGCTATGGGGCCGATCCGCCTCAATCGCCAGATAGGCCAGCAGCGCCTGAACCTTGACGCCGCGCAGGCCGCCGAGGGCGCGCCGTTGTGGAGCACCTGGAACGTGCCCAGGCAGCGGATGTCGTACCCACAGGGGGACTCCAGAAACGTATATCAACACTGCGAAAATGCACATGAACACGCTCACCATATCACGACTCAACCGCATTCGTGCAAACAGAATTGACACCATTTTTGCGTTCCAGTCGCAGTCAGGTCGCATTGCAGTGCAGTCATCGGTCAGGCTGAGAGCATGAACGGACGAGAGCAGTGACACATCCGGGGGACACGCCCCCGCGTGCGCCCAACGTCAGAGCTTTTTGCTCACGTTGTGGCAGGAGCAGGCGGGTGGACCATGGCGGGCATCGTTGCGCCCGACTGATGGTGGCGAGCGGTCGGGGTTTGCGCGATCGAGCATCTTGCCGCCTATCTGCTGCGCCTCACCACGCCGGATCAGGACGAGCGTACCGCATCAGATGCGCCGGATGCGCCGTCCTGGAGAGACGATGCCGGGCCGGCGTAAGACACCGGCGCAGCAACGACGGAAAGGTGCAGGGAGATGGAACGACAGCAAACGATCCCGATCGGTCAGGCGCGATTGCGAGTGCTGATCAGCGCGCTGCTGCTGGCCGGCCTGCTCGTCACGCTCGTCCCGGCGGTGAGCCGGCCAGCCAGCTTCACGGTAACGAACCTCAATGAGTCCGGGGCTGGCTCACTACGTCAGGCCTTGGCTGACGCGAAGGCGGCGGTTGGCGACGATACGATCTCGTTCGAGGATGGGTTGACCGGCACGATCACCGTCGCCAGTCAATTGGTCATCGATAGCAACGTCATCATCCAGGGACCGGGCGCGGAGCTACTGACGATCAGCGGCGGCAACACGACCCGTGTATTCCTGGTGAAGGATGGTGTCACTGCCACAATCGATGGGCTGGCGATCAGCGATGGGAGTGCCGACAATGGCGGCGGTATCCACGTTGCTTCGAGCACGCTCAACGTCACCAACAGCGTGTTCACTGGCAACGGGTCCTTCGGGGATTGGCGCGTGTGGGGCGGCGCAATCAACGCCTCGTGGAGCACGGTCACTATCACGAACAGCACATTCTCCGGCAACAATGGATATATCGGAGCCGCCATCCATTCTGCTGATTCAGTGGTACGCGTTGAGAACACGACGGTAGAACACAATGACAGTATCTACCTTGCCGGTGGGGTGTCGTCGATGGGAACTGGCTCTGTCACGATCGTCGACAGCATCTTCACCGACAACACCGGAAATGCAGGAGCATTTGGCGGTGCGGTATATGCCGAAGGGAACGACCTCACCGTCATCGACAGCACGTTCTTCAACAACGATGCGGGTCCATTAGGCAGTTTCGAGGCGCTATCGCCAAGTCTTTCGGCACCCTGACGGTTACCGGGAGCAGCTTCATTGAGAATAAGCTGAAGGGTGGCGCTATCTACAGCTCCGACGCAACGATGCACATATCGGACAGCGAGTTCGTCGAAAACACTAGTTGGCGCGGTGGTGCCATCTATGCCGAGGGCGAACAAGCCGCCAATACCATCAACAACAGCACATTTGATCGGAATCGTTCGGTGTATGACGGTGGTGCATTGTACGCGGAGTACCCTTTACCATCGTCAACAGCACATTCACTGGCAATACCGCAAAGAGGGGTGGAGGGATGGCTGTACTCCACTGGCCCCCACTGACTTTGTTGTTGCTAACAGTACCTTCAGCGGGAATTCGGCGGCTGACAAGGGAAACAGCATAGCCAACTGGAG comes from the Thermomicrobiales bacterium genome and includes:
- a CDS encoding right-handed parallel beta-helix repeat-containing protein, whose product is MERQQTIPIGQARLRVLISALLLAGLLVTLVPAVSRPASFTVTNLNESGAGSLRQALADAKAAVGDDTISFEDGLTGTITVASQLVIDSNVIIQGPGAELLTISGGNTTRVFLVKDGVTATIDGLAISDGSADNGGGIHVASSTLNVTNSVFTGNGSFGDWRVWGGAINASWSTVTITNSTFSGNNGYIGAAIHSADSVVRVENTTVEHNDSIYLAGGVSSMGTGSVTIVDSIFTDNTGNAGAFGGAVYAEGNDLTVIDSTFFNNDAGPLGSFEALSPSLSAP
- a CDS encoding bacterial transcriptional activator domain-containing protein; its protein translation is MQAVAEHHLAAGHPTEAVAAAGRQLALDPWQAAYRHLMRAHARNGDRAAALAAYARCVETLRNGLGVAPDRETTQMAEHIRASGATASTTPTALPSARSHAHNLPAALAPLIGRERNWRGCSSCRIVHRDW
- a CDS encoding phenylalanine--tRNA ligase beta subunit-related protein codes for the protein MEALLRRAADGLPRINRLTDIYNAISVQHQIPLGGEDLHRYSGPPRIRATGDESFDTVAGGEEIIEHPEPGEVIWCDDAGVTCRRWNWRQARRTQLHDETTSAIFILDALEPLTNAALQAATDELVGHLARLGPDIVVAQRLIGAGGSAD